A genomic segment from Salvia splendens isolate huo1 chromosome 13, SspV2, whole genome shotgun sequence encodes:
- the LOC121761556 gene encoding uncharacterized protein LOC121761556: MENSQPLHTDSFSYSWLTHNTPPPNLRQIDDNDNDNDFCFDVPSSSTDFVNADEIFSEGQIIARSPGTEAASIPGKKCNQVISKLRRLMLKKWLVLVSCWSGKSGKVDDLQRKVLESLEASPRRSSASCYDADENSISEAIIYCKRSIGK, from the exons ATGGAAAACTCACAGCCATTACACACAGACAGCTTCTCCTACAGCTGGTTAACACACAACACTCCCCCTCCCAACCTCAGACAAATCGACGACAACGACAACGACAACGACTTCTGCTTCGACGTCCCTTCTTCCTCCACTGACTTTGTGAATGCGGACGAGATCTTCTCGGAGGGGCAAATCATAGCCAGATCCCCGGGAACGGAGGCTGCCTCCATTCCCGGCAAAAAATGTAATCAAGTCATATCGAAATTGAGGAGATTGATGTTGAAGAAGTGGTTAGTGCTTGTGAGTTGCTGGTCAGGGAAGAGCGGGAAAGTGGATGATCTTCAACGGAAGGTTCTAGAATCTCTAGAAGCTTCGCCAAGGCGAAGCTCAGCTTCTTGCTATGATGCTGATGAGAACTCAATTAGTGAAGCTATTATTTATTGCAAAAGATCAATAG GAAAATAA